A DNA window from Primulina tabacum isolate GXHZ01 chromosome 12, ASM2559414v2, whole genome shotgun sequence contains the following coding sequences:
- the LOC142520352 gene encoding uncharacterized protein LOC142520352, with protein sequence MKLSDDSHQEHEEEDHDSPSQENLPTKLPVKKVFVETDKISDDEHLVSSATTGSDEVAGPFCEWSGSKAVVASSVACKKSNSTGFSKFWRFKDLVGRSCSDGKDTFVFLNKSPAPPRAVVKRRTREVGPPSPKTEIGKVRRSGRGTTAPLSAHAVYLKNKAKQEDRRRSYLPYRPELMGFFTSSNVGLTRNVHPY encoded by the exons ATGAAGCTTAGTGATgattcacatcaagaacatgaagaAGAAGATCATGATTCT CCTTCGCAAGAGAACTTGCCGACGAAGCTCCCGGTGAAGAAAGTCTTTGTGGAAACAGACAAAATATCAGACGATGAACATCTTGTGTCGTCAGCTACAACCGGAAGTGACGAAGTAGCCGGACCCTTCTGCGAGTGGTCGGGGTCGAAGGCCGTGGTGGCGTCGTCGGTGGCATGCAAGAAGAGTAACTCAACCGGGTTTTCGAAGTTCTGGCGGTTCAAGGATTTGGTCGGGAGGAGCTGTAGCGATGGGAAAGACACATTCGTCTTCTTGAACAAGAGCCCTGCGCCGCCGCGCGCGGTCGTGAAGAGGAGGACTAGGGAGGTCGGGCCGCCGTCTCCTAAGACGGAGATAGGAAAGGTGAGGAGGAGCGGGAGGGGTACGACGGCGCCGTTGTCTGCCCACGCGGTGTACCTGAAGAACAAGGCCAAGCAGGAGGACAGACGGCGGTCGTATCTGCCGTACCGGCCGGAGCTGATGGGTTTTTTCACGAGTAGTAACGTTGGATTAACGAGAAATGTCCATCCTTATTAA
- the LOC142520719 gene encoding ADP-ribosylation factor 2-like → MSLRKKLLISSRCPEAAPFIFLHVLSPALRQICTFRDQRQERKMGLTFTKLFSRLFAKKEMRILMVGLDAAGKTTILYKLKLGEIVTTIPTIGFNVETVEYKNISFTVWDVGGQDKIRPLWRHYFQNTQGLIFVVDSNDRDRVVEARDELHRMLNEDELRDAVLLVFANKQDLPNAMNAAEITDKLGLHSLRQRHWYIQSTCATSGEGLYEGLDWLSNNIANKA, encoded by the exons ATGTCTCTCAGAAAGAAGTTATTAATCTCTTCGCGTTGTCCTGAGGCAGCTCCATTTATCTTTCTCCACGTTCTCTCTCCAGCACTTCGCCAGATCTGTACTTTCCG GGATCAAAGGCAAGAAAGAAAAATGGGGCTGACATTCACTAAGCTCTTTAGTCGGCTTTTTGCCAAGAAGGAGATGCGAATTCTGATGGTTGGTCTTGATGCTGCTGGTAAGACAACCATTCTGTACAAGCTCAAGCTCGGGGAGATTGTGACTACTATTCCTACAATTG GTTTCAACGTGGAGACTGTTGAGTACAAGAACATCAGCTTCACAGTTTGGGATGTTGGAGGTCAGGACAAG ATTCGTCCACTGTGGAGGCACTACTTCCAAAACACTCAGGGTCTCATATTTGTGGTAGATAGCAATGACAGAGACCGTGTTGTGGAGGCAAGGGATGAACTGCATAGGATGTTGAATGAG GACGAGCTGAGAGATGCAGTCTTACTTGTATTTGCTAACAAACAAGATCTTCCTAATGCAATGAATGCTGCTGAAATAACTGACAAGCTTGGCTTGCACTCACTCAGGCAGCGCCACTG GTATATTCAGAGCACTTGTGCTACCTCTGGGGAGGGGCTTTACGAGGGACTCGATTGGCTCTCTAACAACATTGCTAACAAGGCATAA